DNA sequence from the Halalkalicoccus subterraneus genome:
GGTCCTCGAAAGCGGCGAGACGGTGCCCTCGCTTGCGGCGGTACTCGATGCGATTCCCGACGAAGTGGGCATCAACATCGAGTTCAAGAACCCCGGATCGACCGAGATCCGGACGGGGGAGAAGCTCTGTGCGTCGGACCTCGAGATCCAGAAGGACCTCTGGCGACCGATGGCCGAGCGGGCGCTCGACCTGGCCGGGGCGGTCGACAACGAGGTCCTCGTCTCCTCGTTTGCTGAGGCGGCGCTCGCGGTCACTCGCGAGATCGACCCGAGCGTACCGGTCGCCTTCCTGTTCTGGGATTCAATCGAGCCGGGTCTCGAGATCACCGAAGCGTACGACTGCGAGGCGCTGCACCCGCCGTGGAACCTCGTCAAGGGCACGCCGTTTTACGGCGACGACTACAGTGCCCCGGGGCCGTATGACTCCGATGTCGATCTGATTGACTGGGCCCACGATCGCGACATGGACGTCCACGTATACACCATCCAGTCATGGTATCCGGCCAGCCAACTGGCCGACGCGGGCGTCGACGGTCTCATCACCGACTTCCCGAACCTGCTCGAGGAGTGATCACTTGGGGTCGTCGAGGAACTCTTCGGCGTGGCCCTCGGGCGAGACACCCTGTTACGGAGAGGAGCTTACCGCGCACTTCTCCGAAGATTAATTATCTGGCCCAGATTTGAACAGGATAGAGTGACCATCTCCATCGACTCCTTCTCGCGTGACAATTTGGATGAAGGTGTCCGATTGTATCATACCGTATTCAACGAACCGCCCTGGAACGATGAATGGACGGTCGAAACAGCTCGTAGACGACTATCGCAAATCATCGAGACACCGGGATATCGAGGGTACAGCGCCTCTTTCAGAGGGGAACTTGTTGGGTTGGTAATGGGGAATCTCGAGCAATGGTACAGAGGGAAGCGCTTCTATTTAAAGGAGATGTGTGTCTGTCCGTCCCAACAACGACGCGGTATCGGCACGACACTGATGGAGCATCTCGTCGAAAAGTTACGAAATGAGAGTGTCGAACGGGTTTATCTACTTACAATGCAGGAAAGCCCTGCACGCGCGTTTTACGAGAAAAACGGGTTCCATCTTAATGAGCAGATGGGGATGCAATCCCTCCAGATAGAACCATAATCAATACGTGGGCACCTGTATCTGGCAGTTGGTTGTATCACCAGTTCCCAGCTAGAAGAGATAAGGCACCTGTTACGTAGCGATGCGAATGTATCGAGAAGTAAATGTGTACTTAGCCGGGGGCAGGTACTCGGTAGCGGTGATAGAGCAGTTGCATCACAGGCATTGTCCATGTAAATGCGAGTACAAACTGAAGCATCGTCCCAAGATACTGCCGGGGGACAATAAGCCAGACAGCAATAGTTGCCACACAGATCCAGACGAGCGTGATGACCGTCGCCGTCACATTGTTAATGTTCCGTAAATCAACGTCGGCTAGTCCGATAGTCGCTATGATTCCGAGAAACACGCCCAAACCAATTGCTGCTATCGTCGCCTCCAGTGAGACGATTTGACGGGCAGGCTCTATAAAGAATATCCATGGAGTCCCTACGAGGGCAATCAAGAACAACCGTAGGGCTCGCGCCCGTCCATCAACACCGAGTAACGGATGTTCTTCAGTGGAGGTTTGATTCATGAAAGAAATGTAGAAGGATGCGAATATATAGATTTTGTTCCACAGAATGCGCTGTAATGTTCGTACTCTGTATGTAGGGGTTGGTGCCGTCTTCAGTTCCCGGTCAGAATAGATGAAACAGCTGTTACATAGAGCGAGCATATCCTTCGTTTCTAATTAATAACGGGATTGATAGAGTTCCCAGCCAGAAATAAGAATTACGAGTAACCACGCAACAGACGAAATCACTCCAAGGGTTCCCCCTTCCCCAATAAGTACCCGATAGACCTGTATCGACCCTGCTATACACGCTGCGATAACAATGAACCACCATCGACGCTGAGAGATTGAATCAGACATTTTTATTTTGTTGTTATTTAACACGTTTTAGAAATACTCGCTGACTCAATGCACGACTAAGCCATGAAGTGAGGATTAAAGCCATCGACGGGCAATTTCATATGAAATTGCTATAGGAATGAGAACCCAAAAGAGAACAAACCCAATCGTTTCTGTGGAGGGGGCTGATTCTACTAACGCACTATAAAAGAACAGGGCACCTGTGGCAATCACCCCAACAATTGCTGCGATATAATCCGGATCACGCCATGAAGTTGGGAAACCATCAGCAGGCATACATATCTATTAATTTGCGATTCATTTAATCCTTGATGTAGCGGCTAGTTCTAGTTTCATTTCCCGGTCAGAATAGATGAAGTACCCAGAGTATCCAAAGTGATAGGATGTAAATATATTATCTCTCGGGCTCTAATAGTTGAATATTTACTGTACAAAGGTTAATCAATAAAGAGTGAAAATAGTTAATATGGAACAGAAGAAAGGAATTGCTATCGCACCGCTGATTTTTGGAATCATTTTCATTGGTCAATCTCTACGTCAACTTGTGGAGACTGGATTCTCACTGTTACCAGCTATTATTCTTATTAGCGGAGTTAGCGCTGTTCTCGTCGGCGTTGGCATTATTTTTGGTTGGGGAGATTTTGGAACAGGAGAAATCGAATCAAACTAGTCCAGAGTAATCCCACCATCAGGCGGCCATCTCGTGCTTACGGTGGCACTACTGTCCCGAGCGAGTGAGGAACCCCCGTCTCGGAGCCGACCAACGGGAGGCGAGAATACGGCGTTACTTGCTCACGAGTGAGGGTTCCAGTAGTGAGCGTGGCACGTATCAGAGGTTAGTTTACACCTGTTGATTATACGTGGAGGATCGAGAGATACAGAGGATCAATTGAACGAACGCTATGACTTTTCCAGTATTGCCCTCCATTGCACATCGCTATAGTTCACCTCGGCTACTTCCCACGGTGTCCCGATTGTCGCCTGTCGAAGCTGATTTATGCTGAATAAGCGGAACAACAGGGTTTCTCCTACTTCGCCCTGATATTCCATATGGTAGACGCGGTACGCAAGTCCGGGCATGGGGTCGTTACGGAAGGCGAACACTTCTTCTGTGGACTCGTTCTCTGGAGCATAGTTATCAAGAATTGCTGTTGCATTGGGAGTGGTCACGAACGCGAGATCGTCAAGAAATTGGCGAACGCCTGCCATTGACCCGGCCAGCCCAACCTGTGTCCCGACAGCATGCGCCGACCGGAATCGGTCACGGTCGAAGTGACTGCGGAGTGTGAACATATTGGCCAATCGAACATCGCGTACTCCTCGGTCGCGCATCACTTCCACAAGGTGTTCACTCACCTCAATAGCGATTGACTCAAATTGTTCTTGATAATAGAGGGTATCCCTCCCTGCACCAGCACCCATATCGAGCAATGGACCCTTCATCCACGCATCCCGCCAAGCGCCTTCGCTATGTTCTCCGAAATACCACTGTTCTATGGAGTGTTCTTGAGTCTCGCTCCCATCTCGATCAATGAGGGGCTTATCCTGTTTCCCGAGGTAGTGATCGCGTATAGCACGACCGTACGGGTCATTAGACATTATAGCGTGCTATTCCATCTCAATTATAATAAAATTGTAATGAAGGATGGTACCGAGTTTCGTGGTCATTTGATTGTTCGTTGCACTCTCCAGACCGACCAATTCGGCAGTGGTGTGCGTTGCTATGAGATACGCACTCTATTCAGTACAACCTGTGAATGTATCCAGTTGCGGACAAACTCCCGGGCGTTACATTCGCACGTTCTATGTATCAGTAAGGTTGCCGAAGTTTGACGTGAAACCAAGTCAGTCAAATCAGTCTCTGGGTTCCTTCCTTGTGCAACAATCGTCCTTGTGAGAAAAAAGAGTGTGTTGCACAAGGTGAGACGAATCAAAAATATCGGATAAGAAGATACGTCCGGTATGCCCACGTTCTCAGACCGGCCGGGTATGCCCACGTTTTTATCGCACTCAATGGGTAAAATACTAGAATACTGACCACAGTAGGGCTACTGTGTACCACAGTAGACGAAATCAGCAGACGGCAGCGGTATGTGGCCTTGGCCACATCAGGTCTTTAACCTGCCTTACTCTCAAATCACCCACCAAACAGCGCAGCTCCGCCCCGCCAGCATACCCCACCGAGGACAAGCTATGACCGACAACAATGACAGTGGACGGACAAAACGGGTCACGTTCTACGTCTCGGAATCCGAACAAAACGCGCTCAAACGCGAAGCCGAAGAACAGGACAAATCATTGAGTGCCTACTGTCTCCAGCTTATCAGACGCCAGCGCCAGCTCGATGCTGAAGACCAACTCGCCGAGGACCTCAACGTCGAACAGCGCCTCGAAGAGATTACCCAGCGAGCCATCGACCGGATCGACGACTCAGTTGAAGACGTTGAGGAAACGACCGATGCACTTCGCGACCTCCACGCCAGAGCCGGGAACTACCCCCTGGTGAACTTCCGACTGCTCATGCGCCAACACAAGCCGCCCAAAGCGTGGGTGGACGAACAGTTCAAGTGGTCCCGAAATAGGCTCCGCGAACCACTCGCCGAACACGACCCCGTCGACGGCCTCATGACCGACGATAGTAGTAACGACACGGATGACGGCGACGACTCGGGGAAGGTCGACGATATTGACGAACTACTCTAACCATGCACGGAGACGACCGTGACACGATCTACAAGACGAGTTACGCCGACGACGAAGGAACGGAGGCGCTCACGAACTACCTCCAGCACGATCAGCAAACGGTCCGCGACAGGACCGGCCGCCCCATGTCGAAAGAAGAGATCGAGCAGTTCAACGACAAGGCCGCCGGGAAACGGAACCGGCACATCATCATTAGTCCTCGAGACCACGACGATCTCTCCGACCGAGAGCTCGACCGTGGCACCCGCGAGTACATGAGTGAGATGATCGAGGACCGACCGACTGCTGATTACGTCTACGCCGTTCACGACGACAAAGAGCACGGTAAAGACGTCCATATCGCCATGACGGCGAACGACAAACAGGACTTAGAAATGTACCCCGACGACATCAAGCGCGAGCGAAAGCACGCACACGAGACGTATCTCGAGTACGGGCGCGACCGGACTCGCGAGAATGAGCAGGAACCAGAACAGGAACGCGCTCGCACTCGCACTCGCGGGAATGGGAGGGGTCGATAATGGTGCTCGAAGCCCTCCTGCCAGTGGCCACTGTAGGAACGGCCGGGTTGGCCTACGGTGTAAAACGGAAATTCTTCCCGGCCATCCCGGAGCCCGACGAGGACCACTTTGTCCTGCCGATCGATCTCAAATCCGGTGACGCCGAAGACATCAGTAACCGCTTCGTTCGAGGCATTCAAATTCCCCGCCGGTCCTTGCTTACGCTCGGGGCGAGCGGGGCCGGTAAATCCGAGACGCTGAAACACTTTGTCGATCAGCTCCAGAACGACCCGAACGAGCCGGTCGTCGTCTACGATCACAAAACCGACTATCAAGACTTCCTCGACGACCGCGAAACACCCACAATTCGGCTCTCGTCCGGGGGTTCAGCCGACGAGAACGGGGACGCAATCGCGTGGAATATTTTCGCAGAGATCGAGGCCGAAGAGGACGCCGACGAACTCGCCCGTGGAATGTTCCCGGACGAAGGGGACGACTTTTGGACGGGTGCTGCTCGCCAACTGTTCGCAGCGACGCTGAAATACATTAGGCGGGAGGTGACGGACCCGGATAACGCCGACCTCGTGCGCTACTGGGAACGCACCACGCCGGAGAAAATGTACGAGAAGCTTACTCGGGACGGCCACGAGGACCTCACGGCCGCAGCGAGTGCGATCAACCCCGAGACGGAACGCCAGGCCGGCTCCGTGTTCGCTACCGCTCAACAGCAAATCACGGATCTCTTTGTGGGCGACTTCGCCGAATCGGGCGACTTCTCGGTCCGAGAGTACATGCAGGATCCGGACGGGCGGGTCTTAGTGCTCGATTACCCGACCCGGCAGTCCGGCACGATCGCGCCCGTGTTCCGGTACCTGATCGATCAGGCCATCATGCACGGGATGGACGATCCTGGCCGATCGGCGTACTACCTCCTGGACGAGATCGAGCATCTGGACGCGACGATCAAGCGCCTCGGCGAGCTGATCAATGTCGGGCGCGGCGTCAACTGTCAAGCGATCCTCTCGCTCCAGTCGATCGCCCAACTTGAGGACACCTACGGAAAGGAACGCGCCCATGCACTGCTGTCTGGTATGGTCACGGTGATTGGGCTTCGGACGGCCGATGAGGAGAGTGTGAATTATCTCCGTGAGGCTGTCGGGACGTCCTTCGAGCAGTACACGCGGAACTCAGGCGACGACCGTACGCCGAGTGAGAGCGAGGAGAAAGAGGAGTATCAATTCGCGAAGGGTGACCTCCGGAATTTTGATCCAGGCGAGGCTGTGATCTGCCGACAGGGTGAGGGCTGGGTCCACGGTCGGATCAAGATGCTCGAGGAGTAGTCGGCGCTTTTCGTTTACCTTACCTCTTCACTGCCTCGTTGTTAGCCAGATCGTTACGAGGTGAGGCGCAGTAAACATCAGAGAGCATTGGTTCTGATTACCGAGTATCCAAGATATAGTGAATACCACCAAAAACAAGAGCCGAGATCCCTCCTATACCTGTGGCTCTTACTAATGAGTCTTCGCCGAGAACAGTCCATATGAGGATCCATGTAGCGAAAAATGCTCCCGCCAGTATGAGAGCATGTTGGGTGCGGGTTATATTTTCAGTCCACCATCCCTGTAGCCGGTTTTGATTCATAGAACCACGTTATGTCTACATTGTATTCATTTTTATCCTATAATTTTCCGTCTTCTGGTCCAGGACTCGTTCTACGACCAGTACCACGACGTCGGTGGCTTCCCTTGTGCAACATTGGCCTTTCGTGAAAGGGGGAGCGTTGAACAAGGCGAATGACATCACCGTCCATCTGCCTACTGGTGGGCAAAGCGTCTGGCTGTATTATGAGGCGACACTATCGAATTTCGCGATTCGGACGACGACCACTCGCTCCGTTCAACGATCCCAGGACGTGTTCACCACTTCTAACGACGTAATTGGCGAACTGTTTTACAACTGGCCGTCATCTAGTGGGATATGGGCGTGTACGCTGACGATGCGAACGAGTTTGCTCGCTCCGACACCGATTCTGATGAGCGATTACCACTCGGCCAGCGACTGAAGGGAATGGCGTCAGAACTAGATGTCGATTCAGTATCGGAAGTTCGCGAGCTTCGCGAACAGCCATGAGGCTCTTTCTCGATACAAACATCTTCATTGCAGCGGCTACCGACGAACCTGAAACAGGAGCTATCGCTGTCGAGTTACTAGATAGCGATCACGAGTTTCTCACGTCGACAATGAACCTCATGGAGCTGCGCTCCGTGTTAACGAAGAAGCAGCGTCTTGAGTTGCCACGCGCCGAAGCAATTCAAGACGAAATCACTGCCGACGTGCGGGTTGTGATCCCTGATGCTTCAGATATGATGGATGCCAACCGATTGCAGCGAGAGACGCTATTGTATCCCTTGGATTGTTTAATTCTTGCCTGTGCGCAAAGTCATGACGCGGAACTTGTCTCCTTTGATTCAGAATTGCAGGAATCTGGCACGCTCGCACCAACCGACTGTCTCTGAGCACTCTACAGTACCTCGAGATCAAGCACTGTCAACTCGGTTTCAATCGATTGTATCTCTGAGTTACCCAAATAGATAGCCTTGTGCAACATCAGCGTACTTAGGAAAGCGGTTGTTGCACAAGGCGTAGAAGGGCGTAAGCCAGACGTCTGACGTACTACTATCTAAACACGGTGTATGCCGAGCGTATGCAGCGGGTGAGCGTGAAATTAGACGGGGACATGGTCGAACAGCTCGATTCGCTGGCCGATGATCAGAGTGTCACACGGTCGGATGTCATTCGTGATACGTTGGATGATGGACTGAATACGGATGATGACGTGGAGATTCAGCGCCTTCAGGAACGGATTACTGACCTCGAAACGGAGAACGAGCGTCTACGGCGTGAGAAGCGCCTTGTCCTAGAGCAGCGCGAGGAACACACCGACCTTGTGAGCACTGTCGAGCGCCAGCAGTCCCTCACCGAGCGGAAGGCCAGCGCCAGTGTGTTCAGGCGGGCGAAGTGGTGGCTCGTCGGGATAGAAGACGACCGCGGATAAGGGAGCGTAGCGCGGCCGTCGGAACCTCTAGAACGCAAATAGGGCCGCCGTTTTTCGGCGTTGAGCCGGTGGGAGCTTTCGCCGCGCTTCTCGCGACGATCGACTATCTTAA
Encoded proteins:
- a CDS encoding glycerophosphodiester phosphodiesterase, which translates into the protein MKDTTSTGVDRRTFIKSTGAAIGVSALGSTAVSASNSDAANDEGSNEPPAMIAHRGYAGRYPENTLRAVEAASETAAMIEIDIVPTADGEVVVFHDDRLSGRDGGTKGLTDVEGYVWEQPWEVVREAEVLESGETVPSLAAVLDAIPDEVGINIEFKNPGSTEIRTGEKLCASDLEIQKDLWRPMAERALDLAGAVDNEVLVSSFAEAALAVTREIDPSVPVAFLFWDSIEPGLEITEAYDCEALHPPWNLVKGTPFYGDDYSAPGPYDSDVDLIDWAHDRDMDVHVYTIQSWYPASQLADAGVDGLITDFPNLLEE
- a CDS encoding GNAT family N-acetyltransferase; its protein translation is MTISIDSFSRDNLDEGVRLYHTVFNEPPWNDEWTVETARRRLSQIIETPGYRGYSASFRGELVGLVMGNLEQWYRGKRFYLKEMCVCPSQQRRGIGTTLMEHLVEKLRNESVERVYLLTMQESPARAFYEKNGFHLNEQMGMQSLQIEP
- a CDS encoding class I SAM-dependent methyltransferase, with protein sequence MSNDPYGRAIRDHYLGKQDKPLIDRDGSETQEHSIEQWYFGEHSEGAWRDAWMKGPLLDMGAGAGRDTLYYQEQFESIAIEVSEHLVEVMRDRGVRDVRLANMFTLRSHFDRDRFRSAHAVGTQVGLAGSMAGVRQFLDDLAFVTTPNATAILDNYAPENESTEEVFAFRNDPMPGLAYRVYHMEYQGEVGETLLFRLFSINQLRQATIGTPWEVAEVNYSDVQWRAILEKS
- a CDS encoding relaxase/mobilization nuclease domain-containing protein; amino-acid sequence: MHGDDRDTIYKTSYADDEGTEALTNYLQHDQQTVRDRTGRPMSKEEIEQFNDKAAGKRNRHIIISPRDHDDLSDRELDRGTREYMSEMIEDRPTADYVYAVHDDKEHGKDVHIAMTANDKQDLEMYPDDIKRERKHAHETYLEYGRDRTRENEQEPEQERARTRTRGNGRGR
- a CDS encoding type IV secretory system conjugative DNA transfer family protein → MVLEALLPVATVGTAGLAYGVKRKFFPAIPEPDEDHFVLPIDLKSGDAEDISNRFVRGIQIPRRSLLTLGASGAGKSETLKHFVDQLQNDPNEPVVVYDHKTDYQDFLDDRETPTIRLSSGGSADENGDAIAWNIFAEIEAEEDADELARGMFPDEGDDFWTGAARQLFAATLKYIRREVTDPDNADLVRYWERTTPEKMYEKLTRDGHEDLTAAASAINPETERQAGSVFATAQQQITDLFVGDFAESGDFSVREYMQDPDGRVLVLDYPTRQSGTIAPVFRYLIDQAIMHGMDDPGRSAYYLLDEIEHLDATIKRLGELINVGRGVNCQAILSLQSIAQLEDTYGKERAHALLSGMVTVIGLRTADEESVNYLREAVGTSFEQYTRNSGDDRTPSESEEKEEYQFAKGDLRNFDPGEAVICRQGEGWVHGRIKMLEE
- a CDS encoding type II toxin-antitoxin system VapC family toxin, with translation MRLFLDTNIFIAAATDEPETGAIAVELLDSDHEFLTSTMNLMELRSVLTKKQRLELPRAEAIQDEITADVRVVIPDASDMMDANRLQRETLLYPLDCLILACAQSHDAELVSFDSELQESGTLAPTDCL
- a CDS encoding ribbon-helix-helix protein, CopG family; this encodes MQRVSVKLDGDMVEQLDSLADDQSVTRSDVIRDTLDDGLNTDDDVEIQRLQERITDLETENERLRREKRLVLEQREEHTDLVSTVERQQSLTERKASASVFRRAKWWLVGIEDDRG